A window from Synergistaceae bacterium DZ-S4 encodes these proteins:
- a CDS encoding ABC transporter substrate-binding protein/permease, producing MKKLILLLVLFMLMLSSSSPVLAEDKKELTWGGDSEGGFPYMFPNPKNTDELMGFEVDIVEALAEQMGRKPVYVNNAWENLIPGLNRKLYDISINGLEVTPEHKEVVNFSIPYYKTFLQLAVRKEDNSIKTLEDCRGKKVGTLKESFAQELLEEVGEIDIRTYNVEANTYEDLANGRLDAAFFDHPIALYSAGFNPEIKFVGPEVGELEYAIAVRMEDKELLTEVNKALVALRDSGKLREIYDRWNLWTPKMAAEFNDYSPSKIEASRYNEWAEAHRPQLTFAKRLERYSDALPAFGRAAIVTMQVSITAMILAITLGLTLAITRVFAPKWIASVATLYIEVVRGTPVLIQLFFIFYGLPSIGVKFSPFWAGAIGLGLNYAAYEAEIYRSGLFAIPRTQWESALALGMTRWQAMREVILPQAVRVVIPPITNDFISLLKDSSLVSIITMVDLTKAYGQISATYYDYFGPGIIVAVIYLLLGLPFVRFARYTERRLAAVEKDGKYGHRENIYRSSTRYI from the coding sequence ATGAAAAAACTGATACTGCTGCTTGTGCTCTTTATGCTCATGCTCTCTTCATCGTCCCCTGTATTGGCAGAGGACAAGAAGGAACTGACATGGGGCGGGGATTCCGAGGGCGGCTTTCCCTACATGTTCCCAAACCCCAAAAACACGGATGAACTGATGGGTTTTGAGGTGGACATCGTTGAAGCCCTTGCTGAGCAGATGGGAAGAAAACCGGTCTATGTGAACAACGCCTGGGAAAATCTGATCCCCGGACTTAACAGGAAGCTTTACGACATATCGATAAACGGACTTGAAGTGACGCCTGAGCACAAAGAGGTAGTCAACTTCTCGATCCCCTATTACAAAACTTTCCTTCAGCTTGCAGTTCGCAAGGAAGACAACTCAATAAAGACCCTTGAGGACTGCAGGGGCAAGAAGGTCGGGACTCTCAAGGAAAGCTTCGCTCAGGAACTGCTTGAAGAGGTCGGCGAAATCGACATAAGGACATACAACGTCGAGGCGAACACTTACGAAGATCTCGCCAACGGCAGGCTGGACGCCGCATTTTTCGATCATCCCATAGCTCTCTATTCAGCAGGTTTCAACCCGGAGATAAAGTTTGTAGGACCCGAGGTCGGAGAACTTGAGTATGCCATAGCCGTTCGTATGGAAGACAAGGAACTCCTGACAGAAGTAAACAAGGCCCTTGTCGCGCTGCGCGATTCAGGCAAGCTCCGCGAGATATACGACAGATGGAACTTATGGACGCCCAAAATGGCAGCAGAGTTCAACGATTACAGCCCGTCTAAGATCGAGGCTTCAAGGTACAACGAATGGGCTGAGGCACACAGGCCGCAGCTGACTTTTGCCAAGCGCCTGGAAAGATACAGTGATGCGCTGCCCGCTTTTGGACGTGCCGCGATCGTAACGATGCAGGTCTCCATCACTGCAATGATACTTGCGATCACTCTTGGACTTACTCTGGCGATTACAAGGGTCTTTGCTCCCAAATGGATAGCCTCTGTGGCCACTCTCTACATTGAAGTGGTCAGAGGGACTCCCGTTCTGATCCAGCTGTTCTTCATCTTCTACGGGCTTCCGAGCATCGGGGTAAAGTTCTCGCCCTTCTGGGCCGGAGCGATCGGACTGGGACTGAACTACGCTGCGTATGAAGCCGAGATCTACCGTTCCGGGCTTTTTGCCATACCAAGGACACAGTGGGAATCGGCCCTTGCCCTGGGTATGACGAGATGGCAGGCCATGAGAGAGGTCATCCTTCCGCAGGCGGTAAGGGTGGTCATACCACCCATCACGAACGATTTTATCTCTTTGCTCAAGGACTCCTCTTTGGTATCGATCATAACGATGGTCGACCTGACAAAGGCATACGGACAGATATCGGCCACTTATTATGACTACTTCGGCCCAGGCATAATCGTAGCCGTCATCTATCTCCTGCTGGGACTTCCGTTCGTGCGCTTCGCCCGCTATACGGAAAGAAGGCTGGCCGCGGTGGAAAAGGACGGAAAATACGGCCATAGGGAAAATATTTACCGTTCATCAACACGCTATATATAA
- a CDS encoding amino acid ABC transporter ATP-binding protein, which yields MNNKPLIVVENLCKGFEDGEVLKNVSFTIREGDLASIIGPSGCGKSTFLRCLNCLELLDSGSISIAGVTISRSPGQVPDEKMLDIAHEIRSEVGMVFQSYNLFPHKTIIENIMLAPMVVKKQPKDEAHELAINLLDKVGLKGFASKYPSTLSGGQSQRAAIARALAMNPRVMLYDEPTSALDPELVGEVLQVMKDLDSEGMTQIIVTHEMKFARDASDYIIFMDNGEIVEYDDGDILFTSPKSERTKAFLRHFVNTGVA from the coding sequence ATAAACAATAAACCGCTCATTGTAGTAGAAAACCTCTGTAAGGGCTTTGAAGACGGTGAGGTGCTGAAGAATGTCAGCTTCACCATACGCGAGGGCGACCTGGCATCCATCATCGGTCCGTCGGGATGCGGCAAGTCGACATTCCTGCGTTGCCTGAACTGCCTTGAACTGCTTGACTCAGGTTCCATATCCATTGCCGGCGTGACCATCTCGCGCAGCCCGGGGCAGGTCCCCGATGAAAAAATGCTCGACATCGCCCACGAGATACGAAGCGAAGTCGGCATGGTCTTCCAGAGTTACAACCTATTCCCGCACAAGACGATCATTGAAAATATAATGCTCGCTCCAATGGTCGTCAAAAAACAGCCTAAGGATGAAGCCCATGAACTGGCAATAAACCTCCTTGACAAGGTCGGACTCAAGGGTTTCGCTTCAAAATATCCATCTACACTCTCCGGAGGCCAGAGCCAGAGAGCTGCTATTGCCAGGGCGCTTGCGATGAACCCCAGGGTAATGCTCTATGATGAACCTACATCCGCACTGGATCCCGAGCTGGTCGGAGAAGTCCTCCAGGTTATGAAGGACCTCGACTCCGAGGGTATGACTCAGATCATAGTCACACATGAAATGAAGTTTGCACGGGATGCCTCTGACTACATAATATTCATGGACAACGGCGAGATAGTTGAGTACGACGATGGGGATATACTTTTCACTTCCCCTAAGAGCGAACGGACAAAGGCTTTCCTGCGCCACTTCGTAAATACGGGGGTAGCATAA
- a CDS encoding L,D-transpeptidase gives MKKTLIIITMFSLLIMYAGESLAAPKWQPREGEKWIGINKEQLRLTLYKGQDPLKTWQIAIGKGRGTEKKSRFDLITPTGTFTVYRVVQDATKLVYDPAWFNEPGEPEAGVYGSKLISFYNNWQIAIHGTNNPSSIGKWTTHGCIRLRNRDIEELTKDVTPKMKLVILDRDETRKFYKETI, from the coding sequence ATGAAGAAGACCCTCATAATTATCACGATGTTTTCATTACTTATAATGTATGCTGGCGAAAGCCTTGCCGCCCCGAAATGGCAGCCGCGGGAAGGGGAAAAATGGATCGGAATAAACAAAGAGCAGCTCCGGCTGACTCTTTATAAAGGACAGGACCCGCTCAAGACGTGGCAGATCGCTATCGGCAAGGGCAGGGGCACGGAGAAAAAATCCCGTTTTGACCTTATAACGCCTACTGGGACATTCACTGTGTACAGGGTGGTCCAGGATGCGACAAAGCTTGTCTACGACCCTGCGTGGTTCAATGAGCCGGGAGAGCCCGAGGCAGGCGTCTATGGATCAAAGCTGATATCTTTCTACAACAACTGGCAGATCGCGATACACGGCACAAACAACCCTTCTTCAATAGGCAAATGGACCACGCACGGCTGCATAAGGCTGAGAAACAGAGATATTGAAGAGCTGACAAAAGATGTGACCCCTAAAATGAAGCTAGTGATACTGGACAGGGACGAGACCAGAAAATTTTATAAGGAAACGATTTAA